CCCCGCCGGGGACGGAATGGAAAGGAGGGTCTATGAAGACCTACACCGCACACTTCTCCGACTACGACGGCAATCCCGCAACCATGCAATTCCAGGCTGACCTTACGGAAGCCTCAAGCCCGGTTTGGATCAACTGGCACGGCGATGGATTCGAGCCCACCGTCTTTCAAACTGCCGACGCCCGGCACGATACTCTCGAGCTGGCCCGGCTGCTTTTCGAGAATGCCGGTGAAACGCCGCCGAAAGACCTGCGGGTCGAGGAAGGCGTGGAACGGGAGGTCTGACCGATGACGACTATCACCACTAAAGACGACCTGTACAGGTGCATCGAAGCTGCTTTCGGTTCCGACGCGCCTAGTCAGCCTATCCTGGCAAGGCTTACCGACGACCTCTGGGGCGAGGGCCATGACGAAGGCTACCGCTCCGGAAACGACTGGAGCGCTTTTCTTGCTGACATCGACCTCGTCGAACGAGCTGAGGCCTACTTCCAGCAGGCTGACGAGCTAACGAAAGAGATGCGCTCCGCTCTTGGTTACGGCTCCGTAGAGTACGCCGAGGCCAACGGCGAGTTCGTGATCTGGCCGCTTGGCGAGCCATACGGTACCGCGGAGGAAGTCCGTAACAAGATCGACCAGCTCACGTCGGAAGCCCCGTAAGCGAGACGTCCATCCACCCCGCCGGGGACAAGCACCCCGGCAGGGGCGGCCTGTCCCCCGCCACCATCGAGGAGGACAGGGAATGATCCACGCCAAACTCCAGGCCGGCGAGCAGGCCGGCACCTACGTCGTGCCCGAGCCGGTGACCGAGGACGAGATTCTTTCGATGGCGCAACGCCTGGCACGGCGACGCCTGGCCCGCGGGCGCATCGTCCGTAACCCGGCGCAAGCCTATGAGGCGCTACAGGCGGAGCTCTTAGATCGCGACCACGAGGTCTTCGGAGTCGTCTACCTCGACAACCGCCACCGGATCCGAGGCTTCGAGGAGCTGTTCCGAGGCTCCATCGACGGGGCGGCGGTCTATGCACGAGAAGTGGTCAAGGAAGCGCTTCGGCATGGGGCCGCTGCCGTGATCCTGGTCCACAACCATCCCTGCGGCCATCTGGAGCCATCGGCGGCGGATGAGAAGATCACCGCTCGTCTCCGACAGGCTCTGGAGCTGATCGAGGTCCGAGTGCTCGACCACGTCATCGTCAGCGTCGAGGGCTACGTCAGCCTGGCGGAGCTCGGGAAGCTGTAGGCTGCGTCTGCCATCCCCGATGGTCCATGTGCTGGATCATCGGGGAGCCCTGGCCTGCACCGCGTCTTCCCGGAGGGGCCCCCGCGCGGACCCCTGCGGGAAGACGCCGGCCGCGAGCGGATCGCGGCACCCACCAAGCCCCGCCCGGCCCGGGCAGCGGGGCGCCGGCCATCAGGCCGGTCGGGCCACACCTATTCGTCAACCCCGCCGGGGACAGGCACCCCGGCAGGGGCGGTCTGTCCCCCGGCACCATCGAGGAGGACAGACCATGGCTTACACACTGGCCCAGACTTCGTGGATCTTTAATGGGGAGGAGTGGGTAAGCCACTCCGTAGTCCGGTTACCCAACCGCGAGTTAACTCTCTTACAGCACCGCCTGCATCCGGTAACGGGCGAAGCGTCCGTCATCGCGGATTCGGACTTTCACGTCGGGGAGCTCCCGCACGAGCTCCGGCCCCCTGTGCGGAGAGCTCTTAGCCGCACGCTAAATGAGCATCCCCACAACGAGCAATTGGCAGAAGCAGCCGAGGCCATACAACAATTACGCACGCTTTTCTACGACTTGTCTGACGAGCACGGTCCCAGCGACCCCGCGCTCGATACCGCCTACGCCCAGCGGCTCCGCGCTGCTGGCGAGCTCTCTTTCTCCGTGCTCCGGGAATTAAAAAGAGCACGATGGCTTCTCGTAGGAGCCAACCCACCAGAGCTCATGCACGAGTAACACGCCGGCCGCGAGCGCATCGCGGCACCCACCAAGCCTCGCCCGGCCCGGGCAGCGGGGCGCCGGCCACCAGGCCGGTCGGGCCACACTTCAATCCAACCCGCCGGCTCCACAGAGGAAGGAGGGAGTTATGCACACGGGTATAGCTATCGTGTTCGCCGTGTATATAGTTTCAGGAATCTTGGCTACACGGCTGCTTGCGGCTAC
This DNA window, taken from Halorhodospira halophila, encodes the following:
- a CDS encoding JAB domain-containing protein; this translates as MAQRLARRRLARGRIVRNPAQAYEALQAELLDRDHEVFGVVYLDNRHRIRGFEELFRGSIDGAAVYAREVVKEALRHGAAAVILVHNHPCGHLEPSAADEKITARLRQALELIEVRVLDHVIVSVEGYVSLAELGKL